Proteins encoded by one window of Panicum virgatum strain AP13 chromosome 7N, P.virgatum_v5, whole genome shotgun sequence:
- the LOC120681046 gene encoding uncharacterized protein LOC120681046: protein MVFAKSDGIMAAGPPQEDRLSDLPDSVLSHVLSFVSAQEAARAAVLSRRYRHGLASVHTLSFVQEQGSSSTDAGSNDANYRENVEKSRNEGFVALVDAAISGRRLCGGGGEPGLRAFRVAFDSFHHSLAGDVDRWLSAATRGGGAAAVDEIHVDARRQEQCVCARERPEWYYSNSSGVQVEHKDESDGDDFRNPNTRDRAYRVPRWLYHLAPNLEVLTLLILPDLDEIPRYQAAVICDPKVGVLELPDALPVIPCLRDRVREINVVHYQGRVAQRTLLKLLLCIGSALEELYVVFPKGKYAVQSMLMGEIESWVMDRHVKVVFA from the exons ATGGTTTTCGCCAAGAGCGACGGGATCAtggccgccgggccgccgcagGAGGACCGGCTGAGCGACCTCCCCGACAGCGTCCTCAGCCACGTGCTCTCCTTCGTCAGCGCCCAagaggccgcgcgcgccgccgtgctctccCGGCGCTACCGCCACGGCTTGGCCAGCGTCCACACCCTCTCCTTCGTGCAAGAGCAGGGATCGAGCAGCACGGACGCCGGCAGCAACGACGCCAACTACCGGGAAAACGTCGAGAAGAGCCGCAACGAGGGCTTCGTCGCCCTCGTCGACGCCGCGATCTCTGGCCGCCgcctgtgcggcggcggcggcgagccggggCTGCGCGCCTTCCGCGTCGCGTTCGACTCGTTCCACCACTCCCTCGCGGGCGACGTGGACCGGTGGCTCTCCGCggcgacgcgcggcggcggcgccgccgccgtggatgaGATCCACGTCGACGCTCGCCGGCAGGAGCAGTGCGTGTGCGCTCGCGAACGACCCGAATGGTACTACTCTAACAGTTCGGGCGTGCAGGTGGAACACAAGGATGAGTCCGACGGCGACGACTTTCGCAACCCGAACACCCGCGATCGGGCGTACCGCGTCCCGAGGTGGCTCTACCACCTG GCTCCAAACCTTGAAGTCCTGACGCTGCTGATCCTGCCGGATCTGGATGAGATCCCGAGGTACCAAGCCGCGGTCATCTGCGACCCCAAGGTCGGAGTGCTGGAACTGCCCGATGCGCTGCCTGTGATCCCGTGCTTGCGAGACAGAGTTCGGGAGATCAATGTCGTGCACTACCAGGGGCGAGTGGCGCAGAGgactctgctcaagctgctgctTTGCATTGGGTCGGCACTGGAGGAACTATATGTGGTGTTTCCGAAGGGGAAGTACGCCGTCCAATCCATGCTGATGGGCGAGATCGAGAGCTGGGTCATGGACCGGCATGTCAAAGTAGTGTTTGCATGA